Sequence from the bacterium genome:
CGCCGTGCCTCTGCCGGCCAACCGATGAAACGATCACGGGGACCTAGATGACGCGGCGCGGAACCCCACGCCATGCAAGCCACCGGCCGATTCGACGTCACGATCAGGTACTTCAGGTGCTCACCTACCGGACGGGTGTAGCCAAGGTAGTGATACTCCTCGATCAGGCCATCGTAGAACGCCTCTTCCCTCGTGCGCCGGACCTGGAGGATCTCCAGCGGTCGAATCTCCTTCAGACGACTCGTGCACAGCGGCGTACGATCGATCAAGACTCTCTGAGGCTTGCGCCGAGCGACCACATTGTTGCGTGGAACGAAACGCACGGGGGGCAGCTCGATGAGCTCGGCGCGATGCAACTTGAGCATCAGGCCGCGACAGACCATGTCACGCAACTCGCCGTTGGCCTGTCTCCAGTCCCAAGCCTCGCACAGCAGCTTCGACAGCGCTCGCCGGCTCGCGCCAGGGTTCTTGGCGATGAGTGCCGCGATGAACGTGATGTCATCGTCCGTGACCTCGCGACCTCGGTACCTCAGCTTCACTTCCATGGTGAAGACAGCATACCGAACGAAAATGTGGAACGCAACTCCCTGGGGGTAGAATTTTCCCCTTCAAAGGCATCAATGTAGGCGGCGCCACGGCGGCGCAGCCGCCGCCGCTGAGAAATCGCCAGCCGAAAGCAACACCTGCAGCTCGTGGGCTTCCAGCGCCCGCAGCTTCTGCCCTGACGGCCAGAAGCGGAACCGCCCCGTGGACAGGCGCTTGTAGCAGAGCCAGAAACCC
This genomic interval carries:
- a CDS encoding DUF4338 domain-containing protein, coding for MEVKLRYRGREVTDDDITFIAALIAKNPGASRRALSKLLCEAWDWRQANGELRDMVCRGLMLKLHRAELIELPPVRFVPRNNVVARRKPQRVLIDRTPLCTSRLKEIRPLEILQVRRTREEAFYDGLIEEYHYLGYTRPVGEHLKYLIVTSNRPVACMAWGSAPRHLGPRDRFIGWPAEARRRNIRYLAYNTRFLILPWVEVPHLASHLLGRMARVLSADWERVYSHPIYYLETFVDPRRFRGTCYLAANWTALGQTTGIGHNAPTNKVTQPKKEVLGYPLRKDFRELLAAP